Proteins encoded by one window of Anopheles maculipalpis chromosome 2RL, idAnoMacuDA_375_x, whole genome shotgun sequence:
- the LOC126556031 gene encoding sodium/potassium/calcium exchanger 4-like isoform X2 encodes MVKPGTKTLNENSFLGIRSRRIRIAFVLRVLFVLCLGSLHVLNFALNPTGSKATSNGFRAVAIGDSYGSRKLLAIPQSEVELLDLLNGTLPPELGTNVPPVDGVTNVTDPPDETERNCTPAAIFEFPSDGFTREDRRHGWILVHVVIACYCFWLLAIVCDDYFVPAIELMCKKLQVKEDVAGATFMAAASSSPELFINCVGTFVTKGDLGVGAVVGSAVFNILAVPAVCGLLGGQVVQLRWWPVTRDSMMYGMAVIGLIAVLYDDRVMWYEATVLVSAYVLYITAMYCNDTINRFMSKTFRRKSYIRPYTEVTEISPLLSNGANGKSTPAAGTKNGTNGQHACDSDASDDSFEEYELATSPWNHRDDSLIAFVCRWPITFILWATIPDCRRYPRLRLVTFFACIFWIGITSYFVAFLITVVGDTIDIPDSVMGLTFLAAGTSVPEAVSSIIVTNQGHGEMGISNSIGSNTFDILLCLGLPWLIKSLAFPAVPGERWVSLNSSGLTYSAISLLSTLCGLYTAFWCNRFKLDWKVGLTCLSMYIGFLTVSSLIELNVFFPVNVPTCPH; translated from the exons ATGGTAAAACCTGGGACTAAAACGTTAAACGAAAACTCGTTCCTTGGCATTCGCAGCCGTCGTATACGGATTGCGTTTGTACTGCGTGTGCTATTTGTGCTGTGTTTAGGTTCGTTGCATGTGTTAAACTTTGCGCTCAATCCGACCGGTAGCAAGGCGACCAGTAATGGCTTCCGAGCAGTTGCAATCGGTGATTCTTATGGATCGCGCAAACTGCTAGCAATTCCTCAGAGTGAAGTGGAACTGTTGGATCTGCTGAACGGAACACTTCCACCAGAGCTCGGTACGAACGTTCCACCAGTGGACGGGGTAACAAACGTTACCGACCCACCAGATGAAACGGAGCGCAACTGTACGCCGGCCGCCATCTTTGAATTTCCATCCGATGGATTTACGCGCGAGGATCGACGACACGGTTGGATATTGGTGCACGTGGTTATTGCTTGCTACTGCTTCTGGCTGCTTGCCATTGTGTGCGATGACTACTTTGTTCCTGCGATCGAGTTAATGTGTAAAA AGCTACAGGTAAAGGAAGATGTGGCGGGTGCAACGTTTATGGCAGCGGCTTCCTCTAGCCCAGAGTTATTTATCAATTGCGTAGGTACGTTTGTCACCAAGGGTGATCTTGGTGTGGGTGCCGTCGTCGGATCGGCAGTGTTTAATATTTTAGCAGTACCAGCGGTTTGCGGACTCTTGGGTGGACAG GTCGTGCAGCTACGATGGTGGCCCGTGACACGAGATTCCATGATGTATGGAATGGCAGTGATAGGTTTAATTGCGGTCCTCTACGATGACCGGGTAATGTGGTACGAGGCTACAGTACTAGTGTCGGCTTATGTGCTATACATTACAG CAATGTACTGCAATGATACGATCAATCGCTTTATGTCGAAAACCTTCCGCCGTAAATCATACATTCGTCCATACACCGAGGTAACGGAAATTTCCCCACTCCTTTCCAATGGAGCGAACGGCAAGTCAACACCTGCTGCCGGTACCAAGAACGGTACCAACGGCCAACACGCCTGCGACAGTGATGCTAGCGACGATAGCTTCGAGGAGTACG AGCTGGCCACCTCACCCTGGAACCATCGAGACGATAGCCTTATAGCGTTTGTGTGTCGCTGGCCGATCACCTTCATCCTTTGGGCAACGATCCCGGACTGTCGGCGGTATCCCCGGTTACGGTTGGTAACGTTCTTCGCATGCATCTTCTGGATTGGCATTACGTCCTATTTTGTCGCATTTCTCATCACCGTCGTTG GTGATACGATCGACATACCGGACTCGGTTATGGGGCTAACGTTTTTGGCAGCGGGAACCAGCGTGCCGGAAGCCGTTTCCAGCATTATCGTGACGAACCAGGGTCATGGTGAGATGGGCATCAGCAATTCGATAGGATCGAACACGTTTGACATTCTGCTATGTCTGGGGTTGCCATGGCTAATTAAATCACTTGCTTTCCCGGCTGTGCCTGGTGAACGGTGGGTTTCTCTTAACTCTTCCGGACTTACCTACTCCGCCATCTCACTACTGTCGACACTGTGCGGGCTGTACACGGCGTTTTGGTGCAATCGCTTCAAACTTGATTGGAAAGTGGGTCTGACCTGCCTTTCGATGTACATCGGCTTTCTCACGGTATCGAGCCTGATTGAGCTGAATGTGTTCTTCCCAGTGAATGTTCCCACTTGTCCCCACTGA
- the LOC126556030 gene encoding sodium/potassium/calcium exchanger 3-like gives MTPILSRLRTASTIVLLIPMAMSMVVIDSNTYDVNHLDITTDRLEDTTTELNFYSLPDNTSVAVPIHLTLDERIELEQLTWHWYPWRRISYDVLPDGKKVELFCDGGSSMDDLPDDIFTQEQRLQGAIVLHFVGAIYFFTMVAYICSEYFLPSVECICEDLNLTQDVAAATFMAVASTMPEFFTNTISTFIADSDMGLGTVMGSLLFNTLGVAGLAGLATKAPVQLDWWPLTRDSIVFSAHVALLIGFAWDGRIYWYEAMVFFILFFVYFVLMFQNKRLMKIAKRYIEVKWNLCARVIRNIEEDERIAAEAQAQQEIATIPNLARKTLEKPAFRASTASILSEQMAETKMKMGELQIPSRHVVEDPGEYDDMTLWKMSSETWYRAIWWWYSWPLRFITHFTIPSPATMRRWYPLTFIMCIVYLAGCAFMIFWLLSIIGYTFDIPESVMGLTFLAFGGCMPEAVSAVLVIRSGSGAMGVSNAMGANSLAILFSLGLPWFIRTLSDGGSSNNSYLVIASYGLQYSIIALLGAIAWLYIVIYVAVYKLRKRVGMVLFVGYGIIVAFMILNELDIIIPSGEEC, from the exons ATGACACCTATTCTAAGCCGTCTACGGACGGCGAGCACAATCGTGCTTTTAATTCCTATGGCTATGTCCATGGTAGTGATCGATAGCAACACATACGATGTGAATCATTTGG ATATTACAACGGATCGTTTGGAAGACACAACGACGGAGCTAAACTTTTACTCGCTCCCGGACAACACTAGTGTTGCCGTGCCCATACACCTGACGCTGGACGAAAGGATAGAGCTGGAGCAGCTCACGTGGCATTGGTATCCTTGGCGAAGGATCAGCTACGATGTATTGCCCGATGGCAAAAAGGTTGAACTATTCTGCGACGGCGGATCCTCGATGGACGATTTGCCCGATGATATATTTACAC AGGAACAACGGTTGCAGGGTGCTATCGTACTTCACTTCGTTGGTGCCATTTACTTCTTTACCATGGTGGCGTACATTTGCAGCGAGTATTTTTTGCCGTCGGTTGAGTGTATCTGCGAGGATCTCAATCTAACACAG GATGTTGCAGCCGCTACTTTCATGGCCGTGGCTTCCACCATGCCAGAGTTTTTCACCAATACCATCAGCACGTTCATTGCAGACTCCGACATGGGGCTGGGAACGGTTATGGGGTCGCTTCTCTTCAACACACTCGGCGTGGCAGGATTGGCTGGGCTGGCAACGAAAGCG CCTGTTCAATTGGACTGGTGGCCGCTAACACGCGACTCGATCGTGTTCTCAGCACACGTCGCACTGCTGATTGGGTTTGCATGGGACGGGCGAATCTATTGGTACGAGGCAATGGTGTTCTTCATCCTGTTTTTCGTCTACTTTGTACTGATGTTTCAAAACAAGCGGCTTATGAAGATTGCGAAGAGATACATCGAGGTAAAATGGAATCTGTGTGCGCGAGTCATTCGCAACATCGAGGAGGATGAAAGGATCGCGGCAGAAGCGCAGGCACAGCAGGAAATTGCTACCATTCCAAATCTTGCACGAAAAACGCTCGAAAAACCAGCCTTCCGCGCATCGACGGCTTCAATCCTGTCCGAGCAGATGGCCGAGACAAAGATGAAGATGGGTGAATTGCAGA TTCCCTCTCGTCATGTCGTTGAAGACCCGGGTGAGTATGATGACATGACGCTGTGGAAGATGTCCTCAGAAACTTGGTACCGAGCGATTTGGTGGTGGTACAGTTGGCCACTCCGATTCATCACCCACTTTACCATCCCGTCACCTGCCACGATGCGTCGCTGGTACCCGCTTACGTTCATCATGTGCATCGTGTATCTTGCGGGATGCGCTTTCATGATCTTCTGGCTGCTCTCAATCATCGGATACACGTTCGACATCCCCGAGTCGGTGATGGGGTTAACGTTCCTGGCCTTTGGTGGATGCATGCCGGAAGCCGTCTCGGCAGTGTTGGTCATTCGTTCGGGCAGTGGCGCCATGGGTGTCTCCAATGCGATGGGTGCCAACTCATTGGCTATCTTGTTTTCGCTCGGTTTACCCTGGTTCATCCGTACGCTATCTGATGGtggaagcagcaacaactcGTACCTCGTGATTGCTTCGTACGGACTGCAATATTCGATTATTGCTCTGCTTGGTGCGATTGCATGGTTGTACATTGTCATTTACGTGGCCGTATACAAGCTGCGCAAGCGTGTCGGGATGGTTTTGTTCGTCGGATACGGTATCATTGTCGCCTTCATGATCTTGAACGAGCTAGATATCATCATTCCCTCCGGCGAAGAGTGTTAG
- the LOC126556031 gene encoding sodium/potassium/calcium exchanger 4-like isoform X1, which produces MVKPGTKTLNENSFLGIRSRRIRIAFVLRVLFVLCLGSLHVLNFALNPTGSKATSNGFRAVAIGDSYGSRKLLAIPQSEVELLDLLNGTLPPELGTNVPPVDGVTNVTDPPDETERNCTPAAIFEFPSDGFTREDRRHGWILVHVVIACYCFWLLAIVCDDYFVPAIELMCKKLQVKEDVAGATFMAAASSSPELFINCVGTFVTKGDLGVGAVVGSAVFNILAVPAVCGLLGGQVVQLRWWPVTRDSMMYGMAVIGLIAVLYDDRVMWYEATVLVSAYVLYITAMYCNDTINRFMSKTFRRKSYIRPYTEVTEISPLLSNGANGKSTPAAGTKNGTNGQHACDSDASDDSFEEYVRLLLSMFSRPPELATSPWNHRDDSLIAFVCRWPITFILWATIPDCRRYPRLRLVTFFACIFWIGITSYFVAFLITVVGDTIDIPDSVMGLTFLAAGTSVPEAVSSIIVTNQGHGEMGISNSIGSNTFDILLCLGLPWLIKSLAFPAVPGERWVSLNSSGLTYSAISLLSTLCGLYTAFWCNRFKLDWKVGLTCLSMYIGFLTVSSLIELNVFFPVNVPTCPH; this is translated from the exons ATGGTAAAACCTGGGACTAAAACGTTAAACGAAAACTCGTTCCTTGGCATTCGCAGCCGTCGTATACGGATTGCGTTTGTACTGCGTGTGCTATTTGTGCTGTGTTTAGGTTCGTTGCATGTGTTAAACTTTGCGCTCAATCCGACCGGTAGCAAGGCGACCAGTAATGGCTTCCGAGCAGTTGCAATCGGTGATTCTTATGGATCGCGCAAACTGCTAGCAATTCCTCAGAGTGAAGTGGAACTGTTGGATCTGCTGAACGGAACACTTCCACCAGAGCTCGGTACGAACGTTCCACCAGTGGACGGGGTAACAAACGTTACCGACCCACCAGATGAAACGGAGCGCAACTGTACGCCGGCCGCCATCTTTGAATTTCCATCCGATGGATTTACGCGCGAGGATCGACGACACGGTTGGATATTGGTGCACGTGGTTATTGCTTGCTACTGCTTCTGGCTGCTTGCCATTGTGTGCGATGACTACTTTGTTCCTGCGATCGAGTTAATGTGTAAAA AGCTACAGGTAAAGGAAGATGTGGCGGGTGCAACGTTTATGGCAGCGGCTTCCTCTAGCCCAGAGTTATTTATCAATTGCGTAGGTACGTTTGTCACCAAGGGTGATCTTGGTGTGGGTGCCGTCGTCGGATCGGCAGTGTTTAATATTTTAGCAGTACCAGCGGTTTGCGGACTCTTGGGTGGACAG GTCGTGCAGCTACGATGGTGGCCCGTGACACGAGATTCCATGATGTATGGAATGGCAGTGATAGGTTTAATTGCGGTCCTCTACGATGACCGGGTAATGTGGTACGAGGCTACAGTACTAGTGTCGGCTTATGTGCTATACATTACAG CAATGTACTGCAATGATACGATCAATCGCTTTATGTCGAAAACCTTCCGCCGTAAATCATACATTCGTCCATACACCGAGGTAACGGAAATTTCCCCACTCCTTTCCAATGGAGCGAACGGCAAGTCAACACCTGCTGCCGGTACCAAGAACGGTACCAACGGCCAACACGCCTGCGACAGTGATGCTAGCGACGATAGCTTCGAGGAGTACG TTCGCCTGTTACTTTCGATGTTTTCGCGCCCTCCAGAGCTGGCCACCTCACCCTGGAACCATCGAGACGATAGCCTTATAGCGTTTGTGTGTCGCTGGCCGATCACCTTCATCCTTTGGGCAACGATCCCGGACTGTCGGCGGTATCCCCGGTTACGGTTGGTAACGTTCTTCGCATGCATCTTCTGGATTGGCATTACGTCCTATTTTGTCGCATTTCTCATCACCGTCGTTG GTGATACGATCGACATACCGGACTCGGTTATGGGGCTAACGTTTTTGGCAGCGGGAACCAGCGTGCCGGAAGCCGTTTCCAGCATTATCGTGACGAACCAGGGTCATGGTGAGATGGGCATCAGCAATTCGATAGGATCGAACACGTTTGACATTCTGCTATGTCTGGGGTTGCCATGGCTAATTAAATCACTTGCTTTCCCGGCTGTGCCTGGTGAACGGTGGGTTTCTCTTAACTCTTCCGGACTTACCTACTCCGCCATCTCACTACTGTCGACACTGTGCGGGCTGTACACGGCGTTTTGGTGCAATCGCTTCAAACTTGATTGGAAAGTGGGTCTGACCTGCCTTTCGATGTACATCGGCTTTCTCACGGTATCGAGCCTGATTGAGCTGAATGTGTTCTTCCCAGTGAATGTTCCCACTTGTCCCCACTGA
- the LOC126556511 gene encoding sodium/potassium/calcium exchanger 4-like, with product MVQLWNASQRTDATAYLLVLLSCVPNVVAIFVPKLHTSLGNVSGSTALLRETAFAARATIEFQSVNSSDNTVPGNESQNSSNSPSICIVTSSLDDLPPDLFSEEQRLEGAIVLHFLAAIYFFMLLAYVCSEYFLPSVECLCEDLKLSQDVAAATFMATATSMPEFFTNTISTLAVDSDIGLGTIMGSMLFNTLGVAALVGLLTKMHVQLDWWPLTRDSIIVTISTTLLVACVWDGRVEWYEAMLFSITYLLYFVVMFKNEALKKIAIHYIQDRWNLCGRLEPEPDDGTIDHKVRRKYSISVLGHAINGVIVGINDDSTKKDAASTMDTATCPPIEPTDTHARSDSTLELKSAKWNELTHLPEASFAGWKTILWFFTWPYRSVVFLTVPDPLRFRKLYPLAFLCCIGWIGLSAYIVFWMISVIGNTFGIPDTVMGMTFLAFGGCMPEAASAVTLIRRGNGAMGVSNSLGANTLAILFSLGLPWFIRTMIDGGPSTGAFIAIQSYGIQYSVLALFAAILTLYVVLYIAKYTLRKLVGVALGIGYLVIVTFMILVELDLFFPANNRC from the exons ATGGTGCAATTGTGGAACGCTAGTCAAAGGACTGATGCTACTGCATATCTACTGGTGTTACTATCCTGTGTTCCAAACGTAGTAGCTATTTTCG TTCCAAAACTACACACCAGTCTCGGCAATGTCAGCGGTAGTACAGCTCTGCTCAGAGAGACGGCTTTTGCCGCTAGGGCCACCATCGAGTTCCAGTCCGTTAACTCATCAGACAACACAGTGCCAGGCAACGAATCTCAGAACAGTTCAAATTCTCCATCAATATGCATCGTTACGAGCAGTTTGGACGATTTGCCACCCGATTTGTTCAGCGAGGAGCAACGACTCGAGGGCGCAATCGTACTTCACTTTCTGGCTGCGATTTACTTCTTCATGTTGCTGGCGTACGTCTGCAGCGAGTACTTCCTACCGTCAGTTGAATGTTTGTGTGAGGATTTGAAGCTATCGCAGGACGTTGCCGCAGCCACCTTCATGGCGACCGCTACTTCGATGCCGGAATTTTTCACAAACACCATAAGCACGCTGGCGGTTGACTCGGACATTGGACTCGGCACGATTATGGGCTCGATGCTGTTCAATACGCTCGGTGTGGCGGCTCTCGTTGGTCTACTCACCAAGATG CACGTGCAGCTAGATTGGTGGCCACTGACGCGCGATTCCATCATTGTCACCATCTCCACCACGTTACTGGTAGCGTGCGTTTGGGACGGGCGTGTTGAGTGGTATGAAGCGATGCTCTTCAGCATCACCTACCTGCTGTACTTTGTGGTGATGTTTAAAaacgaagcattaaaaaaaatagccaTACACTATATACAGGACCGCTGGAACCTTTGCGGGCGGTTGGAGCCAGAACCGGACGATGGTACAATAGATCACAAAGTGCGCCGGAAGTATTCCATCTCCGTTTTAGGACACGCCATCAACGGTGTTATCGTAGGCATAAACGATGACTCCACAAAAAAAGATGCTGCGAGCACGATGGACACCGCCACGTGTCCCCCGATAGAACCGACAGACACGCATGCAAGATCGGACAGTACATTGGAGTTGAAAAGTGCAAAGTGGAACGAATTGACACATCTGCCAGAAGCGTCGTTTGCTGGTTGGAAAACGATCCTGTGGTTCTTCACCTGGCCGTATCGGTCGGTTGTGTTTTTGACCGTTCCCGATCCACTCCGTTTCCGTAAACTGTACCCGTTGGCGTTTCTCTGCTGCATCGGGTGGATCGGGCTGAGTGCATACATCGTGTTCTGGATGATCTCGGTGATCGGCAATACGTTCGGCATACCGGATACGGTTATGGGCATGACGTTCCTTGCGTTTGGGGGCTGCATGCCGGAGGCAGCGTCAGCGGTAACACTTATTCGAAGAG GTAATGGTGCAATGGGCGTCTCGAACTCACTCGGTGCTAATACGCTTGCAATACTGTTTTCGCTCGGTTTGCCCTGGTTTATCAGGACAATGATAGACGGTGGTCCATCAACTGGCGCTTTTATTGCGATCCAGTCGTACGGTATCCAGTACTCGGTGCTTGCCTTGTTTGCTGCCATCTTGACGCTCTACGTTGTACTATACATTGCCAAATATACACTACGAAAGCTGGTCGGCGTTGCACTGGGTATAGGATATTTGGTGATCGTAACGTTCATGATCCTTGTTGAGCTTGATCTCTTCTTCCCCGCTAACAACCGATGCTAA
- the LOC126567409 gene encoding uncharacterized protein LOC126567409 — MAEVCKIDKPHECVVELECTENSQPFETRIVTIVSGGEKLIGRYHKEKRTKAFASQEGINVLFDNRTLSQAHATLLFKEGKLYLKDLCSANGTYVNGKNIGPNERDQREPVARPLKTGDIVRFGKLRAISANSDVIRPIEAKVTIKFPIPSELNDQSENNEKCLSNYTPFEGRGLDQTITNEPEPMKQSNPEPSDNIQERNDPIKSLKAVEQDTQTEAAKLQSSSTQVLPEEETDQGEKEDKNECNACESLIQEFYQHRKRSLMAIVVCLLIAIIYQHRLII; from the exons ATGGCAGAAGTTTGCAAAATAGATAAACCGCATGAATGCGTAGTCGAGCTAGAGTGTACAGAAAATTCTCAACCATTCGAG ACTCGTATCGTGACAATTGTCTCCGGTGGGGAGAAACTTATTGGTAGATaccataaagaaaaaagaacgaaagctTTCGCAAGCCAGGAAGGCATCAACGTACTCTTTGATAATCGTACCCTATCTCAGGCTCACGCTACATTACTCTTCAAGGAAGGAAAACTGTACCTTAAG GATCTCTGTAGTGCTAACGGAACATATGTTAATGGCAAAAATATTGGTCCCAACGAACGGGATCAGCGTGAACCCGTAGCAAGACCATTGAAAACGGGTGATATTGTAAGATTTGGCAAGCTTCGCGCTATTTCCGCTAATAGCGATGTAATAAGGCCGATCGAAGCTAAGGTTACGATTAAATTCCCAATCCCGTCTGAATTGAACGATCAATcggaaaacaatgaaaaatgcCTTTCAAATTACACACCATTCGAGGGAAGAGGCTTAGATCAAACTATTACGAATGAACCAGAGCCGATGAAACAGTCCAATCCTGAGCCCAGCGATAATATACAGGAGAGAAATGATCCGATCAAATCTTTGAAGGCTGTTGAGCAAGATACCCAAACGGAGGCTGCTAAACTTCAGTCTTCATCGACGCAAGTTTTACCAGAAGAAGAGACAGACCAAGGTGAAAAGGAGGACAAGAATGAGTGTAATGCCTGTGAATCTTTAATTCAAGAGTTTTACCAGCACAGAAAGCGATCATTGATGGCAATCGTGGTTTGCTTGCTTATTGCTATAATTTATCAACATCGTCTCATAATTTAA